Proteins encoded within one genomic window of Haladaptatus sp. QDMS2:
- a CDS encoding CAP domain-containing protein gives MVNKAAVIALAVVVFTSLSVGGLLGMQLATKQGDDADLGGDSTTTQTDVQTQQPGAQTTEVATTERPSVRPNSINETRVELLVYERINAERKDRGVQTLRTDKTLVEMATYHTDDMVEKDYYSHTSPSGETAEDRYRNYGLYEQCKILDNSKGYYHRGAENIGRTTVGMNYTVNGEQRINENEQQVADALVNAWLDRNVDSRYVVFEDADEVGVGVRVTDDGIVYATATYC, from the coding sequence ATGGTAAACAAGGCCGCAGTTATCGCGCTCGCGGTTGTCGTGTTTACCTCCCTGTCAGTTGGGGGGTTGCTGGGGATGCAACTGGCGACGAAGCAAGGAGATGACGCTGACCTTGGGGGAGACAGCACGACGACGCAGACGGACGTACAGACACAACAACCGGGAGCACAGACGACGGAAGTCGCGACCACCGAGCGTCCATCGGTCCGGCCCAATTCGATAAACGAGACGCGGGTCGAGCTGCTCGTCTACGAACGGATCAACGCAGAGCGGAAAGACCGGGGCGTGCAGACGCTTCGAACTGACAAGACACTGGTAGAGATGGCGACCTACCACACCGACGATATGGTTGAGAAGGACTACTACAGCCACACCTCGCCGAGCGGTGAAACCGCAGAGGACCGGTATCGCAACTACGGCCTCTACGAGCAGTGTAAAATCCTCGATAATTCGAAGGGCTACTACCACCGCGGCGCAGAGAACATCGGTCGCACCACAGTCGGGATGAACTACACCGTCAACGGCGAACAGCGCATCAACGAGAACGAACAGCAGGTCGCAGACGCACTGGTGAATGCGTGGCTCGACCGGAACGTTGACTCGCGATACGTCGTCTTCGAGGACGCAGACGAGGTTGGTGTGGGCGTTCGAGTCACCGACGATGGTATCGTGTACGCCACCGCCACGTACTGCTAA
- a CDS encoding plastocyanin/azurin family copper-binding protein, with amino-acid sequence MVHIDDDQTGEMKTAWPRRRSVLRAVGAGAAIPFLTGVGASSTADPATWTYGRLQEDDEGENGENGDGETVTAHVVHLLETFPPTNPNRPLDFFFQPTGLHVEPGDVLKFVFDTPRHTVTSYSNAFGQARRHPEGVRGFSSPVLGWVPGTAPVPGEGGDGGQGGNGDDSGQNDTDDQTGPVPEVWLLTLEEAGVYDVYCAPHEVFGMVMRVVVGDVADEDVDFEFEDAENLPEEGVGPVGLAREVLTDPQLTPAAIQEAGSVRWEDLDANQSNGSDGNGNGTDGNGNGGEGSDEDPDAGGQ; translated from the coding sequence ATGGTACATATCGATGATGACCAGACAGGCGAGATGAAGACCGCGTGGCCGCGACGCCGCAGCGTGCTGAGAGCGGTTGGCGCGGGTGCCGCGATACCGTTTCTGACCGGCGTTGGAGCGTCCTCGACGGCCGACCCGGCTACCTGGACCTACGGTCGGTTACAGGAAGACGACGAGGGAGAAAATGGAGAAAATGGCGATGGAGAGACGGTGACGGCACACGTCGTCCACTTACTCGAGACCTTCCCGCCGACGAATCCGAATCGACCGCTCGATTTCTTCTTCCAGCCGACGGGACTGCACGTCGAACCGGGCGACGTCTTGAAATTCGTCTTCGACACGCCGCGACACACGGTAACGTCGTATTCGAACGCATTCGGCCAGGCGAGACGCCACCCGGAGGGGGTTCGGGGGTTCTCCTCGCCAGTCCTCGGTTGGGTCCCGGGGACCGCACCGGTCCCGGGCGAAGGGGGTGACGGTGGCCAAGGCGGCAACGGCGACGATTCCGGTCAGAACGACACTGACGACCAGACGGGACCGGTTCCCGAAGTCTGGCTGCTGACGCTCGAAGAGGCAGGCGTCTACGACGTCTACTGTGCCCCGCACGAGGTGTTCGGCATGGTCATGCGCGTCGTCGTCGGCGACGTCGCAGACGAGGACGTGGACTTCGAATTCGAAGACGCGGAGAATCTTCCCGAAGAGGGAGTCGGTCCGGTGGGTCTCGCACGGGAAGTCCTCACGGACCCGCAACTCACGCCGGCGGCGATTCAGGAAGCCGGGTCGGTCCGGTGGGAAGACCTCGATGCGAACCAGTCGAACGGTAGCGACGGAAATGGGAACGGAACCGATGGCAACGGAAACGGTGGCGAAGGCTCCGACGAAGACCCGGACGCTGGTGGCCAGTAA
- a CDS encoding heme ABC transporter ATP-binding protein, with product MISIDGISVSFGPVDVLNAISANVEAGTFVGLVGPNGAGKTTLLRAINGAIDPDSGTVAVDGQNVHDLSAKAASRLVATVPQDTSVAFPFPVRDIVAMGRHPYQSRFDRQTTADANAVDRALARTQTEQFADRNIDELSGGERQRVILARALAQETPVLLLDEPTASLDINHQVRTLELVSDLVAEGKTAVAAIHDLNLAAHYCDELLLLADGQMLAAGAPESVLTEEALASAFDTRAVVARHPVTHSVYVTALPERGASRDAHVHVIGGGGTSSRLQYLLSAAGYEVTVGVLNEGDSDLETARLLGLETVVEAPFAPLSDETIAAAREFVREADVTVLADVEIGIGNQPILDLAGAADRLLVVEERPFAERNYAGSAASIAYRDLCAWGAVVTPSDLLGAVDSLVSPQNSV from the coding sequence GTGATTTCAATAGACGGAATTTCCGTATCCTTTGGCCCGGTGGACGTGCTCAACGCGATTTCCGCGAACGTCGAGGCTGGCACGTTCGTCGGACTGGTCGGCCCGAACGGTGCGGGCAAGACGACGCTCCTTCGGGCGATAAACGGTGCAATCGACCCGGATTCTGGGACGGTTGCGGTCGATGGACAGAACGTCCACGACCTCTCGGCGAAGGCGGCCAGTCGGCTGGTCGCGACCGTCCCGCAGGACACGTCGGTGGCCTTCCCGTTCCCCGTCCGCGACATCGTCGCGATGGGGCGTCATCCCTACCAGTCCCGGTTCGACCGCCAGACGACGGCTGACGCGAACGCGGTAGACCGCGCCCTCGCACGGACGCAGACCGAACAATTCGCCGACCGGAACATCGACGAACTCTCGGGCGGGGAACGCCAGCGCGTCATCCTCGCCCGCGCACTCGCTCAGGAAACGCCCGTGCTCCTGCTCGACGAACCGACGGCAAGTCTCGACATCAACCACCAGGTCAGGACGCTCGAACTCGTCTCCGACCTCGTCGCCGAGGGCAAGACCGCCGTCGCGGCGATTCACGACCTGAACCTCGCGGCCCACTACTGCGACGAACTGCTCTTGCTCGCAGACGGGCAGATGCTCGCCGCAGGCGCGCCGGAGTCCGTCCTCACGGAAGAGGCTCTCGCGAGCGCATTCGACACGCGAGCGGTCGTCGCCCGCCACCCGGTAACCCACTCCGTCTACGTGACCGCACTGCCCGAACGCGGCGCATCCCGAGACGCACACGTCCACGTCATCGGCGGCGGTGGCACCAGTTCACGACTCCAGTATCTCCTCTCTGCGGCGGGTTACGAGGTGACCGTCGGCGTTCTCAACGAGGGTGACTCGGACCTCGAAACCGCGCGGTTGCTCGGCTTAGAAACCGTGGTCGAAGCCCCGTTCGCCCCACTTTCAGACGAGACGATAGCCGCGGCCCGCGAATTCGTTAGGGAAGCCGACGTAACCGTCCTCGCGGACGTGGAAATCGGCATCGGCAATCAGCCCATCCTCGACCTCGCGGGCGCAGCAGACCGCTTGCTCGTCGTCGAAGAACGACCGTTCGCCGAGCGAAACTACGCCGGCTCGGCGGCGAGCATCGCCTACCGTGACCTCTGTGCGTGGGGTGCCGTCGTCACGCCGAGTGACCTCCTCGGAGCCGTCGATTCGCTCGTCTCGCCGCAAAACAGTGTATAG
- the btuC gene encoding vitamin B12 ABC transporter permease BtuC — MRQELRVSAWVSGLLVALFAVILVSAAMGPVRIDPLTVAKILLEHTLVVPSDVSLQLQSASIPFLNAGVPVPNIDVSVRPLLAFDVPATSETIVFKLRLPRILLGAVVGFALAAAGTVMQGFFRNPMADPSIVGVSSGAALGAVATIAFPLAIPFGLQAAAFAGALVTAFAVYVLATENGRTPVATLLLAGVAVQTFLGAVISYTLLQSGDGLREAVFWLMGHLHASTWASVTVTIPFVGLGVAILFAYTSDLNILLMGEEDAHSLGVEVERTKRILLAVASIVTAAAVAVSGVIGFVGLIVPHVMRLLVGPDHRILLPTSAIAGSVFLVATDTVARAGAAELPVGIVTAALGAPFFLYLLRRREVHRL, encoded by the coding sequence ATGCGCCAGGAGCTACGAGTGAGTGCGTGGGTTTCGGGCCTGCTGGTCGCGCTTTTCGCGGTAATCCTCGTGAGCGCGGCCATGGGGCCGGTCCGCATCGACCCACTCACCGTGGCAAAAATTCTCCTGGAACACACCCTCGTTGTGCCCTCGGACGTGTCGCTTCAGCTGCAATCCGCGTCGATTCCATTCCTCAACGCTGGCGTTCCGGTCCCCAACATCGACGTCTCGGTTCGCCCACTCCTTGCGTTTGACGTCCCCGCGACGAGCGAGACCATCGTTTTCAAACTCAGACTGCCACGCATCCTGCTCGGGGCCGTCGTCGGGTTCGCCCTCGCCGCCGCCGGCACGGTGATGCAGGGGTTCTTCCGCAATCCGATGGCCGACCCGTCCATCGTCGGCGTCTCCTCCGGGGCGGCCCTCGGCGCGGTCGCGACCATCGCCTTCCCCCTCGCCATCCCCTTCGGACTGCAGGCGGCGGCGTTCGCCGGGGCACTCGTCACCGCCTTCGCCGTGTACGTCCTCGCCACCGAGAACGGTCGAACCCCCGTCGCCACGCTCCTGCTCGCCGGGGTCGCCGTCCAGACCTTCCTCGGCGCGGTCATCTCGTACACCCTGCTCCAGAGCGGCGACGGCCTCAGGGAGGCAGTTTTCTGGTTGATGGGGCACCTCCACGCGAGCACCTGGGCGAGCGTCACCGTGACCATCCCGTTCGTCGGCCTCGGCGTGGCGATTCTGTTCGCCTACACGAGCGACCTCAACATCCTGCTCATGGGCGAGGAAGATGCTCACTCACTCGGTGTCGAAGTCGAGCGGACGAAGCGCATCCTGCTTGCCGTCGCGAGCATCGTCACCGCCGCCGCAGTCGCGGTCTCTGGCGTCATCGGCTTCGTCGGCCTCATCGTCCCCCACGTCATGCGCCTGCTCGTCGGCCCCGACCATCGCATTCTGTTGCCGACGAGTGCCATCGCCGGGTCAGTGTTCCTCGTCGCCACGGACACCGTCGCCCGAGCGGGGGCCGCAGAACTTCCCGTCGGCATCGTCACCGCCGCCCTCGGCGCTCCCTTCTTCCTCTACTTGCTCCGTCGTCGGGAGGTGCATCGCCTGTGA
- a CDS encoding PGF-CTERM-anchored ABC transporter substrate-binding protein: MNTRLIRVLAVFVVLVGGVGPAMAATSDTAPAMQQENCSFPFTATDATGTEVTVDGELESVVALQPSAAQTMWEIGAEEKVVGMPVNSYTSSLEGADSRENVVNEDQFSVNVEKVVALDPDLVLAPNIVPDETVSKLREAGLTVYKFEAAASLDAVYEKTLLTGNLVGACEGATERVDAMKGQVAIVENATEGEDEPRVLYLTGGFTAGNGTFIHSLIERAGGQNVAAEAGITGYAQISDEVVAEQDPEFIVVDTGVPEPRVPEQAPYTETTAVKQGQIVTLDANELNQPAPRVVNPLAEMAKAFHPEAYAAANITETATATQTEANETTENSTETNADGPGFGVTAAVVALVAATLFALRRV; the protein is encoded by the coding sequence ATGAACACGAGACTCATCCGAGTGCTTGCGGTTTTCGTGGTGCTCGTCGGCGGGGTTGGTCCCGCGATGGCTGCCACGTCCGACACAGCACCCGCGATGCAACAGGAGAACTGCTCGTTCCCGTTCACGGCGACGGACGCCACGGGAACCGAAGTCACCGTTGACGGCGAACTCGAATCGGTCGTCGCCCTTCAGCCGAGTGCCGCCCAGACGATGTGGGAAATCGGCGCGGAAGAGAAGGTCGTCGGGATGCCCGTAAACAGCTACACCAGCTCCCTCGAAGGGGCTGACTCCCGCGAAAACGTCGTGAACGAAGACCAGTTTTCGGTGAACGTAGAGAAGGTCGTCGCGCTCGACCCGGACCTCGTTCTCGCCCCGAACATCGTCCCCGACGAAACGGTGTCGAAACTCCGTGAGGCCGGCCTCACCGTCTACAAATTCGAAGCAGCTGCATCTCTCGACGCCGTCTACGAGAAGACGCTGTTGACCGGCAACCTCGTGGGTGCCTGTGAAGGCGCAACCGAGCGAGTCGACGCCATGAAAGGACAGGTCGCCATCGTCGAGAACGCCACCGAGGGCGAGGACGAACCCCGCGTGCTCTACCTGACCGGTGGCTTCACCGCCGGTAACGGGACGTTCATCCACTCGCTCATCGAGCGCGCCGGCGGCCAGAACGTCGCCGCAGAGGCGGGCATCACGGGCTACGCCCAGATTTCCGACGAAGTCGTGGCCGAACAGGACCCCGAGTTTATCGTCGTGGACACGGGCGTCCCGGAGCCGCGCGTTCCTGAGCAGGCTCCCTACACAGAAACGACCGCCGTGAAGCAGGGGCAGATCGTGACCCTCGACGCGAACGAACTGAACCAGCCGGCGCCTCGAGTCGTCAACCCGCTCGCCGAGATGGCGAAGGCGTTCCACCCCGAGGCGTACGCCGCAGCGAACATCACCGAGACGGCGACGGCCACGCAGACCGAGGCGAACGAGACGACGGAGAATTCGACCGAGACGAACGCTGACGGACCCGGCTTCGGCGTCACGGCCGCCGTCGTCGCGCTCGTCGCAGCGACGCTGTTCGCGCTCCGGCGCGTCTAA
- the srp19 gene encoding signal recognition particle subunit SRP19, translating into MVENVIWPAYLDAALTRSEGRRVPEDLAVENPTVDEIAKAVQQVGYDAVIERDKAYSREFETRGRVLVKNADDAGKSDLVQAVAVYVGVLRE; encoded by the coding sequence ATGGTCGAGAACGTCATCTGGCCCGCCTATCTCGATGCTGCGTTGACGCGAAGCGAGGGCCGTCGCGTCCCAGAAGACCTCGCCGTCGAGAACCCCACGGTCGATGAAATCGCAAAGGCCGTCCAGCAGGTCGGCTACGACGCGGTCATCGAGCGCGACAAAGCCTACTCCCGCGAGTTCGAGACCCGCGGGCGCGTCCTCGTGAAGAACGCAGACGATGCGGGCAAAAGCGACCTCGTGCAAGCGGTCGCCGTTTACGTCGGAGTCCTTCGCGAATGA
- a CDS encoding H/ACA ribonucleoprotein complex subunit GAR1, translating into MKRVGEVSRVAQGLAIVRLPGEEYPNIGTEVIDENLEEVGRIVDVFGPVSQPYVAISSDRRPATLIGVKLYAR; encoded by the coding sequence ATGAAGCGCGTCGGCGAGGTGTCGCGGGTCGCACAGGGACTCGCCATCGTTCGGCTTCCGGGCGAGGAATACCCGAACATCGGGACCGAGGTGATAGACGAGAATCTCGAGGAAGTGGGCCGCATCGTGGACGTGTTCGGCCCCGTCTCCCAGCCCTACGTCGCCATCTCGTCTGACCGACGCCCGGCGACACTCATCGGCGTGAAGCTCTACGCCCGGTAG
- a CDS encoding presenilin family intramembrane aspartyl protease PSH encodes MDHRSRMYLATAATVGIFLLVQLGALALVQPFDTAGYQAVENPEDPTNSVVYIAAILVATGVMLLAFKLDLTWIIRGLIVFSSALVSLYVFTILIPPVVTVSIGGAPTHILPVVAAGLLAVLLLAYPEWYVIDAVGIVMGAGAAGLFGISFGLLPAIVLLTALAVYDAISVYGTEHMLTLAEGVMDIKVPVILIVPLSLSYSFLAEGSDDDATEDDDAEPTEADDDGERDAFFIGLGDAVMPTVMVASAAVFAPAPMFDVGALTMNLPALTALIGTMLGLLVLMFMVMKGKPHAGLPLLNGGAIGGYLLGALVSGISLVQAVGLASYL; translated from the coding sequence ATGGACCATCGCTCGCGGATGTATCTCGCCACCGCCGCCACGGTCGGCATCTTCCTCCTCGTCCAACTGGGTGCGCTCGCACTCGTCCAGCCCTTCGATACGGCCGGCTATCAGGCAGTCGAGAACCCCGAAGACCCGACGAACAGCGTCGTCTACATCGCCGCAATACTCGTCGCAACGGGCGTGATGCTCCTCGCATTTAAACTCGACCTGACGTGGATCATCCGCGGCCTCATCGTCTTCTCAAGCGCGCTCGTCTCACTCTACGTCTTCACCATCCTCATTCCGCCAGTCGTGACTGTCTCCATCGGTGGTGCGCCAACGCACATCCTCCCGGTGGTCGCCGCAGGGTTGCTCGCCGTCCTCCTACTCGCCTACCCCGAGTGGTACGTCATCGACGCCGTCGGCATCGTGATGGGCGCGGGCGCAGCAGGCCTCTTCGGCATCAGCTTCGGCCTCCTGCCGGCCATCGTCCTGCTCACCGCCCTCGCCGTCTACGACGCCATCAGCGTCTACGGCACCGAACACATGCTCACGCTCGCCGAGGGCGTGATGGACATCAAAGTGCCCGTCATCCTCATCGTCCCGCTGTCGCTCTCGTATTCGTTTCTCGCAGAAGGCTCCGACGACGATGCGACGGAGGATGACGACGCAGAACCAACGGAAGCCGACGACGACGGCGAGCGCGACGCCTTCTTCATCGGCCTCGGCGACGCCGTCATGCCCACCGTGATGGTGGCCAGCGCGGCCGTGTTCGCGCCCGCGCCGATGTTCGACGTTGGGGCACTCACGATGAATCTTCCAGCCCTCACCGCCCTGATTGGGACGATGCTGGGGCTGCTCGTCCTGATGTTCATGGTCATGAAGGGGAAGCCACACGCCGGTCTGCCACTGCTGAACGGCGGCGCAATCGGCGGCTACTTGCTCGGTGCGCTCGTGAGCGGGATTTCGCTGGTGCAGGCGGTTGGACTGGCGTCGTATCTCTGA
- a CDS encoding ornithine cyclodeaminase family protein, whose protein sequence is MPHESAAVRFLTSDDLAGLATPAEYLAAVREGYRERGNGAPAEPRTKLVNESPPGMLTSYLAILPEMGVMGGYMYAAGFTGRDAQFATPLFDAETGAMKALLDGASMNPFKTGAAGAVGVDALAREDASTLAIIGSGAQARGQLKATATVRDLESVYVYSPTKENRESFAAEFNEILDATVAAVASSAAAVEKADIVITATNASEPVFDGDRLAPGTHVTAMGQYNPTKRELDATTIQNAKYVPDLRARALSDAGSFLQAMDEGVVTEDHIHAELGEIVAGKEPGRESDDEITVFDSGGTGIETVAAAQLLYEKAVEQELGQEIDFSPASQALTGE, encoded by the coding sequence ATGCCCCACGAGAGCGCCGCCGTCAGATTCCTGACCAGCGACGACCTTGCCGGACTGGCAACGCCCGCAGAGTACCTAGCCGCGGTTCGCGAGGGCTACCGCGAACGCGGAAACGGCGCACCAGCCGAACCCCGAACCAAACTCGTAAACGAGTCACCACCGGGGATGCTCACGAGCTACCTCGCCATCCTCCCCGAGATGGGCGTGATGGGCGGCTACATGTACGCCGCCGGCTTCACCGGCCGGGACGCCCAGTTCGCCACGCCGCTGTTCGACGCCGAGACGGGCGCGATGAAGGCCCTCCTTGACGGCGCGAGCATGAACCCCTTCAAGACCGGCGCGGCAGGCGCGGTGGGCGTCGATGCCCTCGCCCGTGAAGACGCCTCTACGCTTGCTATCATCGGCAGCGGCGCACAGGCCCGCGGTCAACTGAAAGCTACCGCCACCGTCCGCGACCTCGAGTCGGTGTACGTTTATTCGCCGACAAAGGAGAATCGCGAGTCGTTCGCTGCCGAGTTCAACGAAATACTCGACGCCACCGTCGCGGCCGTCGCCTCAAGCGCTGCCGCCGTCGAGAAGGCGGACATCGTCATCACCGCGACGAACGCCTCGGAACCGGTGTTCGACGGCGACCGACTCGCCCCCGGCACCCACGTCACCGCGATGGGCCAGTACAACCCGACCAAACGCGAACTCGACGCGACGACCATCCAGAACGCGAAGTACGTCCCCGACCTCCGCGCCCGGGCACTCTCTGACGCCGGGTCGTTCCTGCAAGCGATGGACGAGGGCGTCGTCACCGAAGACCACATCCACGCCGAACTCGGTGAAATCGTCGCCGGAAAGGAACCGGGTCGCGAATCCGACGACGAAATCACCGTCTTCGACAGCGGCGGCACGGGTATCGAAACCGTGGCAGCGGCGCAGTTGCTCTACGAGAAAGCAGTCGAGCAGGAATTAGGACAGGAAATCGACTTCTCGCCTGCGAGTCAGGCGTTGACAGGCGAGTGA